Proteins from a genomic interval of Arachis hypogaea cultivar Tifrunner chromosome 10, arahy.Tifrunner.gnm2.J5K5, whole genome shotgun sequence:
- the LOC112715473 gene encoding uncharacterized protein, giving the protein MVDHFIVCIDRIIPSTSCLPSPPHHDHVPPFIQLGPEQEQACSSSNSSSSNYKRHDDDDDVVVECRICQEEDQIHSMEAPCSCNGTLKFAHRKCIQKWCNKKGNTICEICNQIFSPNYSLPIVRSNDIIAIDLRQEWERNTDLRVALTSAENHLMQREYEEYAITQTSSIACVRCATLILLIVLLVRQALMVTTNSATRRDSSRMFDFEMSLLQFASILLPCCAMARSWYLIQNRRRQG; this is encoded by the exons aTGGTGGACCATTTCATTGTTTGCATTGATCGTATAATACCTTCCACCTCTTGTTTACCATCACCGCCGCACCATGATCATGTCCCTCCCTTCATTCAACTTGGTCCAGAACAAGAACAAGCCTGCTCCTCCTCCAATTCTTCCTCTTCAAATTACAAGCGtcacgatgatgatgatgatgtggttGTGGAGTGTAGAATATGTCAAGAGGAAGATCAAATCCATTCCATGGAGGCCCCTTGTTCCTGTAATGGCACTCTCAAG TTTGCTCATAGGAAGTGCATCCAAAAATGGTGCAACAAGAAAGGAAATACAATATGTGAAATCTGCAATCAG ATATTTTCACCAAACTATTCTCTTCCAATAGTCAGAAGCAACGACATTATAGCAATTGATCTAAG GCAAGAATGGGAGCGTAATACAGATCTTCGTGTTGCTCTAACATCAGCGGAGAACCATTTAATGCAAAGAGAATATGAAGAATATGCTATCACACAAACCAGTAGCATCGCTTGCGTCCGCTGTGCCACTCTCATT TTGCTGATAGTCTTGCTTGTACGCCAAGCCTTAATGGTTACAACGAACTCTGCAACCAGGCGCGATTCATCAAGAATGTTTGAT TTTGAGATGTCACTTCTTCAATTTGCCAGCATTCTTTTGCCGTGTTGCGCAATGGCACGTTCCTGGTATCTCATACAGAACAGAAGAAGACAG GGTTAA